One window of the Pedobacter ginsengisoli genome contains the following:
- the rpsL gene encoding 30S ribosomal protein S12, producing MPTIQQLVRKGRVALEFKSKSPALDSCPQRRGVCTRVYTTTPKKPNSAMRKVARVRLTNGKEVNAYIPGEGHNLQEHSIVLIRGGRVKDLPGVRYHIIRGALDTSGVAGRNQRRSKYGTKRPKPGQVAAAPTKGKKK from the coding sequence ATGCCAACCATTCAACAATTAGTTAGAAAAGGTAGAGTAGCACTGGAGTTCAAGAGTAAGTCTCCGGCGTTGGACAGCTGTCCACAGCGAAGAGGTGTATGTACACGTGTATATACCACTACCCCTAAAAAACCAAACTCAGCAATGCGTAAAGTTGCACGTGTACGTTTAACCAATGGTAAAGAGGTTAACGCTTACATCCCTGGAGAAGGTCACAATTTACAGGAGCACTCAATCGTATTGATTCGTGGTGGACGTGTTAAAGATTTACCAGGTGTACGTTATCACATCATCCGTGGAGCATTAGATACTTCAGGAGTTGCTGGTCGTAACCAACGTCGTTCAAAATATGGTACTAAACGCCCTAAACCGGGACAAGTAGCAGCGGCACCAACAAAAGGTAAAAAGAAATAA
- the rpsG gene encoding 30S ribosomal protein S7 — translation MRKSKPKKRIILPDPKFNDVQVTRFVNNMMYDGKKSIAYDIFYNAVELAEKKAGENGLEVWKRALANVMPAVEVKSRRVGGANFQVPTEVRPDRKIALGMKWLISYARKRGEKTMKEKLAGEIVSAAKGEGAAVKKKEDTHKMAEANKAFSHFRF, via the coding sequence ATGAGAAAGTCAAAACCAAAAAAGAGAATTATCCTTCCTGATCCAAAATTTAACGATGTTCAGGTGACGAGATTTGTAAATAATATGATGTACGATGGAAAAAAATCTATCGCATATGATATTTTTTATAATGCTGTTGAATTAGCTGAGAAAAAAGCTGGTGAGAACGGTTTAGAAGTATGGAAACGTGCTTTAGCAAATGTAATGCCTGCAGTAGAGGTTAAGTCACGCCGTGTTGGTGGTGCTAACTTCCAGGTGCCTACAGAAGTAAGACCAGACCGTAAGATTGCTTTAGGCATGAAATGGTTAATTTCTTACGCTCGTAAACGTGGTGAAAAAACAATGAAAGAGAAATTAGCAGGTGAAATTGTTTCAGCAGCTAAAGGTGAAGGTGCAGCAGTGAAAAAGAAAGAAGATACGCATAAAATGGCTGAGGCTAACAAAGCGTTCTCACATTTCCGTTTCTAA
- the fusA gene encoding elongation factor G yields MSRDLKFTRNIGIAAHIDAGKTTTTERILYYAGVNHKIGEVHEGASTMDWMVQEAERGITITSAATTVFWPYRGNKYQVNVIDTPGHVDFTVEVNRSLRVLDGLVFLFSAVDGVEPQSETNWRLANNYAVPRIGFVNKMDRSGADFLKVVKQVRDMLGSHAVPLQLPIGAEDNFKGVVDLINNRGIVWNEHDKGMTFTEVPIPDDMIDEVAEWRENLLEAVADYDESLMEKFFEDPSSITEREILDALRKATLDAKIVPMVCGSSFKNKGVQTMLDLVMELLPSPMDVDGITGTDPETGKEVTRQPDVKEPFAALAFKIATDPFVGRLCFIRVYSGNLEAGSYVYNARSESKERISRIFQMHANKQNPIPNVGAGDIAAVVGFKDIKTGDTLCDEKNPIILESMDFPEPVIGLAIEPKTQADIDKLGMGLSKLAEEDPTFRVQTDQETGQTVISGMGELHLDILIDRLKREFKVEVNQGAPQVAYKEAINGTVQHRETYKKQSGGRGKFADIQVVISPIDADWEKGGLQFVNEITGGSIPREFIPSVEKGFAASMANGVLAGYPLPDMKVRLIDGSFHAVDSDALSFELAAKMAYREALPKCSPVLMEPIMKIEILTPEENMGDVIGDMNRRRGQLLGMDTRNGAQVIKATVPLSEMFGYVTQLRTITSGRATSTMEFDHYEPAPKNVQDEVIAKSKGRIKSVE; encoded by the coding sequence ATGTCAAGAGATTTAAAATTTACTAGAAATATCGGGATTGCAGCTCACATTGATGCAGGTAAAACTACAACAACAGAGCGTATCCTTTATTATGCTGGGGTAAACCACAAAATTGGTGAGGTACACGAAGGTGCATCAACTATGGACTGGATGGTACAGGAAGCTGAACGTGGGATAACCATCACGTCTGCTGCAACTACTGTATTCTGGCCTTACCGCGGTAACAAATATCAGGTAAACGTTATCGATACTCCCGGACACGTGGATTTTACCGTAGAGGTAAACCGTTCATTACGTGTTTTGGATGGATTAGTGTTTTTATTTTCAGCTGTTGATGGTGTTGAACCTCAATCTGAAACTAACTGGCGTTTAGCTAACAACTATGCAGTTCCACGTATTGGTTTCGTTAACAAAATGGACCGCTCAGGAGCTGATTTCTTAAAAGTTGTTAAACAAGTAAGAGACATGCTGGGTAGCCACGCTGTTCCTTTGCAGTTACCAATTGGTGCTGAAGATAACTTTAAAGGTGTTGTTGATTTGATCAATAACCGTGGTATTGTTTGGAATGAGCATGATAAAGGTATGACCTTTACTGAAGTGCCAATTCCTGATGATATGATTGATGAGGTTGCTGAATGGAGAGAGAATTTATTAGAAGCTGTTGCTGATTATGATGAGTCTTTGATGGAGAAATTCTTCGAAGATCCAAGTTCAATCACTGAGCGTGAAATTCTTGATGCATTGCGTAAAGCTACCTTAGATGCAAAAATTGTTCCTATGGTTTGTGGTTCATCTTTCAAAAACAAAGGTGTTCAGACCATGCTTGATTTGGTAATGGAATTATTGCCTTCGCCAATGGATGTGGATGGTATTACAGGTACTGACCCAGAAACTGGTAAAGAAGTAACTCGTCAGCCAGATGTAAAAGAGCCTTTTGCAGCTTTAGCTTTTAAAATTGCAACAGATCCTTTCGTAGGTCGTTTGTGCTTTATCCGTGTTTATTCGGGTAACTTAGAAGCTGGTTCGTACGTTTATAACGCACGTTCTGAAAGCAAAGAGCGTATTTCTCGTATCTTCCAAATGCATGCTAACAAGCAAAACCCAATTCCTAATGTAGGTGCTGGTGATATTGCTGCTGTAGTTGGATTTAAAGATATTAAAACAGGTGATACACTTTGTGATGAGAAAAACCCAATTATCCTTGAATCAATGGATTTCCCAGAACCGGTTATCGGTTTAGCAATTGAGCCTAAAACTCAAGCTGATATTGATAAATTAGGTATGGGCTTATCTAAATTGGCTGAAGAGGATCCTACCTTTAGAGTTCAAACTGATCAGGAAACTGGCCAGACTGTAATCTCTGGTATGGGTGAGCTTCACTTAGATATTTTGATTGACCGTTTAAAACGTGAGTTTAAGGTTGAGGTTAATCAAGGTGCGCCACAAGTTGCTTACAAAGAAGCAATTAATGGAACCGTTCAACATCGTGAGACATATAAAAAACAATCTGGTGGTCGTGGTAAATTCGCGGATATCCAAGTTGTTATCTCTCCTATTGATGCTGATTGGGAAAAAGGCGGATTGCAGTTTGTTAACGAAATCACCGGTGGTTCAATTCCTCGTGAATTTATCCCATCTGTAGAAAAAGGATTTGCTGCATCTATGGCTAACGGAGTATTGGCTGGTTACCCACTACCTGATATGAAAGTTCGCTTAATTGATGGTTCATTCCACGCAGTCGATTCAGATGCTTTATCTTTTGAGCTTGCTGCTAAAATGGCATACCGCGAGGCATTACCTAAATGTAGCCCTGTATTGATGGAGCCAATCATGAAAATCGAGATTCTTACTCCTGAAGAAAACATGGGAGATGTTATCGGTGACATGAACCGTCGTCGTGGTCAACTTTTAGGAATGGATACACGTAATGGTGCTCAGGTAATTAAAGCAACTGTACCTCTTTCAGAGATGTTTGGTTATGTAACTCAGTTACGTACTATTACTTCTGGTCGTGCAACCTCTACAATGGAGTTTGATCACTACGAACCAGCTCCGAAAAACGTTCAGGATGAAGTTATTGCTAAATCAAAAGGCAGAATTAAATCTGTAGAATAA
- the rpsJ gene encoding 30S ribosomal protein S10 codes for MSQRIRIKLKSYDYNLVDKSAEKIVKTVKPTGAVVSGPIPLPTEKKIFTVLRSPHVNKKAREQFQLCAYKRLLDIYSSNSKTVDALMKLELPSGVEVEIKV; via the coding sequence ATGAGCCAAAGAATCAGAATTAAATTAAAATCTTACGATTACAACTTGGTAGATAAATCTGCTGAGAAAATCGTAAAAACTGTTAAACCTACGGGTGCAGTGGTTAGCGGACCAATTCCGTTGCCAACAGAAAAGAAAATATTCACAGTTTTACGTTCACCACACGTGAACAAAAAAGCACGTGAGCAGTTTCAATTATGTGCATACAAACGTTTGTTAGACATTTATAGCTCTAACTCTAAAACAGTTGATGCTTTAATGAAACTTGAATTACCTAGCGGAGTTGAAGTAGAAATTAAAGTATAA